Proteins from a single region of Herpetosiphon gulosus:
- a CDS encoding SpoIIE family protein phosphatase, which yields MSQMEFLRRVPLFADLSLEGLQMLDSQARIRALPADAWLFHQRDRGDACYVVVSGTLRLVLEQGSSEETTLGLLGVGAFFGELSLLEPDGTRAAGAIAVVQSEVLEIPIAAFETLLHTYPAIAYNMLRRVAAHVRRSDERRLEDLRHKNRLLTDAYTALEQAQAEALRRARAARELELGRELQRRLVPTIFPNLHGVVIAAATFPAYEMSGDFYEVRQLSEHMLSIVMADVCDKGAGAALVMAMAKGLLLGMDQRHPLALVERFNQLIRATNLDAAVITMVYSHLDIARRRFTYVRAGHDWPLHYRAKQGRVTMLEGGGMPVGITEEAFFEEMHTDLEPGDALVFYTDGLCDARNFAGDTYGRERLISAVQAYGRLPAHGLADAILGDVRAFQSGTPPIDDLTLLVVKFNPEA from the coding sequence CCCAAATGGAGTTCCTACGTCGAGTCCCACTATTTGCAGATCTTTCGCTCGAAGGCTTGCAAATGCTCGATAGTCAGGCCCGAATTCGTGCGTTGCCAGCTGATGCTTGGTTGTTTCACCAGCGTGATCGTGGCGATGCTTGTTATGTGGTGGTCAGCGGAACCTTGCGGCTAGTGCTTGAGCAAGGTAGTTCTGAGGAAACGACCCTTGGTTTGTTGGGGGTTGGAGCATTTTTTGGCGAGCTAAGTTTATTGGAGCCTGATGGAACTCGCGCCGCTGGGGCAATTGCGGTGGTGCAAAGTGAGGTTTTAGAGATTCCGATTGCCGCCTTTGAAACCTTATTACACACCTATCCCGCGATTGCTTACAATATGTTGCGGCGGGTAGCAGCCCATGTACGGCGCTCCGATGAACGGCGTTTGGAAGATTTACGCCATAAAAATCGGCTGTTGACTGATGCCTACACCGCCTTGGAGCAAGCCCAAGCCGAAGCCCTGCGCCGTGCTCGCGCCGCCCGTGAATTGGAGTTAGGCCGCGAATTACAGCGCCGACTTGTGCCAACTATTTTCCCTAATTTGCATGGCGTGGTGATCGCTGCTGCCACGTTTCCCGCCTATGAGATGAGCGGCGATTTCTACGAGGTGCGCCAACTCAGCGAGCATATGCTTTCGATTGTGATGGCTGATGTTTGCGATAAGGGGGCGGGAGCTGCTTTGGTTATGGCGATGGCCAAAGGTTTATTGTTGGGCATGGATCAGCGCCATCCATTGGCCTTGGTCGAACGTTTCAACCAGCTGATTCGGGCAACGAATCTTGATGCTGCGGTGATTACCATGGTCTATTCGCATTTGGATATTGCGCGACGACGCTTTACCTATGTGCGGGCTGGCCATGATTGGCCGTTGCATTATCGTGCCAAGCAAGGCCGCGTAACCATGCTTGAGGGCGGTGGCATGCCGGTTGGCATTACCGAAGAAGCCTTTTTCGAGGAGATGCACACCGATTTGGAGCCAGGCGATGCTTTGGTGTTCTATACCGATGGGTTGTGTGATGCCCGTAATTTTGCTGGCGATACCTATGGTCGTGAGCGCTTGATTTCAGCGGTGCAAGCCTATGGCCGCTTGCCTGCTCATGGGTTGGCCGATGCGATTCTGGGCGATGTGCGGGCCTTCCAAAGTGGCACACCACCAATCGATGATTTAACCTTGCTGGTCGTTAAGTTCAATCCTGAAGCGTAG